The Pyrus communis chromosome 2, drPyrComm1.1, whole genome shotgun sequence genome includes a window with the following:
- the LOC137725550 gene encoding pyruvate dehydrogenase E1 component subunit beta-3, chloroplastic: MAAVSQCFGAAAALSVSSVNSRKLHLPSRRSLPGRKASFFVVRSDAGVSSGSNSKPRRADQLITNAVATKADGAAASTTSKPGHELLLFEALREGLEEEMARDPTVCVMGEDVGHYGGSYKVTKGLADKYGDLRVLDTPIAENSFTGMGIGAAMTGLRPIIEGMNMGFLLLAFNQISNNCGMLHYTSGGQFKIPVVIRGPGGVGRQLGAEHSQRLESYFQSIPGIQMVACSTPYNAKGLMKAAIRSDNPVILFEHVLLYNLKERIPDEEYVCNLEEAEMVRPGEHVTILTYSRMRYHVMQAAKTLVNKGYDPEVIDIRSLKPFDLHTIGNSVKKTHRVLIVEECMRTGGIGASLTAAITENFHDYLDAPIMCLSSQDVPTPYAATLEEVTVVQPAQIVTAVEKLCQ, translated from the exons ATGGCCGCCGTCTCTCAGTGCTTCGGAGCTGCTGCCGCTCTCTCGGTCTCCTCCGTCAATTCCAGGAAGCTCCACCTACCTTCCCGCAGATCCCTCCCAG GGAGGAAAGCGAGCTTCTTTGTTGTCAGATCTGACGCCGGGGTCAGCTCGGGTTCGAATTCGAAGCCTCGCCGGGCTGATCAGCTGATTACCAATGCTGTTGCA ACCAAAGCTGATGGCGCTGCAGCTTCGACCACATCGAAACCTGG GCATGAACTTCTGCTTTTCGAAGCCTTGCGAGAAGGATTGGAAGAAGAGATGGCCAGGGATCCCACTGTATGTGTAATGGGTGAAGATGTGGGCCACTATGGAGGATCGTACAAGGTGACCAAGGGCCTGGCCGATAAGTATGGGGATCTCAGGGTTCTTGATACTCCTATCGCTGAGAACTCCTTTACAGGTATGGGTATTGGAGCTGCCATGACTGGTCTAAGACCAATTATTGAGGGCATGAACATGGGATTTCTTCTGCTGGCTTTTAACCAGATCTCCAACAACTGTGGGATGCTCCACTACACTTCTGGTGGTCAGTTTAAAATCCCAGTGGTTATCCGAGGTCCTGGTGGAGTGGGAAGGCAACTTGGGGCTGAGCACTCGCAACGTCTTGAGTCCTATTTTCAATCTATTCCCGGAATTCAAATGGTTGCATGCTCAACCCCTTACAATGCCAAGGGTTTGATGAAAGCTGCCATTCGAAGTGATAACCCAGTGATTCTGTTTGAGCATGTGTTGCTGTACAATCTCAAGGAGAGAATTCCAGACGAAGAGTATGTGTGCAATCTTGAAGAAGCTGAGATGGTCAGGCCTGGGGAGCATGTCACTATCTTGACATATTCTCGGATGAGGTATCATGTGATGCAGGCTGCCAAAACTTTGGTGAACAAGGGTTATGATCCCGAAGTGATTGATATTAGGTCGTTGAAGCCATTTGATCTTCACACCATTGGGAACTCAGTGAAGAAAACACACCGCGTGCTGATTGTGGAGGAGTGCATGAGGACAGGTGGAATTGGTGCTAGTTTGACAGCCGCAATCACCGAGAACTTCCATGATTATTTAGATGCCCCTATCATGTGCCTGTCTTCACAGGATGTGCCCACTCCATATGCTGCAACGTTGGAGGAAGTGACTGTTGTTCAACCTGCCCAGATTGTGACGGCGGTTGAGAAACTCTGCCAGTAA
- the LOC137726492 gene encoding uncharacterized protein — translation MEVFYLLCSILSTFLTSLTLSLLLPFHTLLHRFSSRAASSSSTSLYEGTVWHERRRPVHHSFRYAVRYALIDLDHTPQPLPNHLSADEARRIAGTSGRTLLLTIPQSVGYEQNPLSLYYCYDVGEQLLKKCIAEVTNTPWGERVTFVFNPNSDLVAKPLHVSPFMDMLGNWSIRANAPEDDLFVSISVQHPNLGNYFTATLKAKRVSSTSASDHALFFWLMPHKVAVWIYWHAFKLWWKNVSFVQHPRYSNPAYREEALVRDEKLQCCPAVGFGEDKRHLQLEGNGQGCIANSGDRFCTWRDAKWPWC, via the exons ATGGAGGTATTCTATCTGTTATGCTCAATCCTCTCCACCTTCCTCacttctctcactctctccctcctcctcccATTCCACACCCTCCTCCACCGCTTCTCTTCACGCGCCGCCTCTTCCTCTTCCACCTCCCTCTACGAAGGCACCGTCTGGCACGAGCGCCGCCGTCCTGTTCACCACTCTTTTCGCTATGCCGTCCGCTACGCGCTCATTGACCTCGACCACACGCCGCAACCCCTCCCCAACCACCTCTCCGCCGACGAAGCTCGCCGAATTGCCGGCACCAGTGGCCGAAC CTTGCTTTTGACAATTCCGCAAAGCGTGGGATATGAGCAGAACCCACTGAGCTTGTACTATTGTTATGATGTTGGTGAGCAGCTTTTGAAAAAGTGCATTGCTGAG GTAACCAACACACCATGGGGAGAAAGAGTGACATTTGTGTTCAACCCAAATTCTGATTTAGTGGCAAAACCATTACATGTCAGCCCTTTCATG GATATGTTGGGGAATTGGAGTATCAGAGCAAATGCTCCCGAAGATGATCTATTTGTTTCAATTTCAGTTCAACACCCAAACCTTGGCAATTATTTCACAGCTACCCTAAAAGCCAAAAGGGTATCCTCAACTTCGGCATCTGATCACGCACTGTTCTTCTGGTTGATGCCGCATAAAGTTGCAGTGTGGATTTATTGGCAT GCCTTCAAACTGTGGTGGAAAAATGTGTCATTTGTCCAACATCCAAGGTACTCCAACCCTGCATATAGGGAGGAAGCTTTGGTACGTGATGAAAAACTTCAATGCTGTCCGGCTGTTGGATTTGGTGAAGATAAACGGCATCTGCAACTTGAAGGAAATGGTCAAGGATGTATAGCTAACAGCGGGGATCGTTTTTGTACATGGAGAGATGCTAAGTGGCCTTGGTGTTGA
- the LOC137726629 gene encoding protein TIFY 5A-like gives MRRNCNLELQLYSPGSNETQQQEHQQQRRRLTIFYNGMMCVRDVTELQARSILFLANKEMEERVKSPFTPSSGSSEPPSPNVVSPLCSTVAGVSMKRSLQRFLQKRKHRTQATSPYHH, from the exons ATGAGGAGGAACTGCAATTTGGAGCTTCAGTTATATTCTCCAGGTTCTAATGAAACCCAGCAACAAGAACACCAGCAGCAGCGGCGGCGGCTCACCATATTTTACAACGGAATGATGTGCGTTCGAGATGTTACAGAGCTTCAG gCCAGATCCATCCTTTTTCTTGCGAACAAAGAAATGGAAGAAAGGGTAAAGAGTCCATTTACTCCTTCAAGTGGATCATCAGAACCACCTTCACCAAATGTGGTGTCTCCACTGTGCAGCACCGTAGCTGGTGTGTCTATGAAGAGATCACTCCAACGGTTTTTGCAGAAGAGAAAGCATCGGACTCAAGCAACATCTCCATACCATCACTAG
- the LOC137726628 gene encoding protein TIFY 5A-like: MRNCSLELHHPSADSRFPNPNETQHQEQQQRLTIFYNGMVCVRDVTELQARFILFLANKEMEERVNSLFTPQSGSAEPPSPNVMSPLCSPVAGMSMKKSLQRFLQKRKHRTQATSPFHH, from the exons ATGAGAAACTGCAGTCTGGAGCTTCATCATCCTTCTGCTGATTCACGCTTCCCCAACCCTAATGAAACCCAGCACCAAGAACAACAGCAGCGGCTGACCATTTTCTACAACGGAATGGTGTGCGTTCGTGATGTTACAGAGCTTCAG GCCAGATTCATCCTTTTTCttgcaaacaaagaaatggAGGAAAGGGTAAATAGTCTATTTACTCCTCAAAGTGGATCAGCAGAACCACCTTCACCAAATGTGATGTCTCCGCTGTGTAGCCCCGTTGCTGGTATGTCTATGAAGAAATCACTCCAAAGGTTTTTGCAGAAGAGAAAGCATCGGACTCAAGCAACATCTCCATTCCATCACTAG